A genomic window from Klebsiella quasipneumoniae subsp. quasipneumoniae includes:
- a CDS encoding alpha/beta fold hydrolase, which yields MAFVTTQDGVNIYFKDWGPKEAQPIVFHHGWPLSADDWDNQMLFFLAEGFRVIAIDRRGHGRSDQVSEGHDMDHYAADVSAVVEHLDLHNAVHVGHSTGGGQVARYVARYGQPQGRVAKAVLISAVPPLMVKTEQNPGGTPIEVFDGFRKALAANRAQFYLDVASGPFYGFNREGAEVSQGTIQNWWRQGMIGSAKAHYEGIKAFSETDQTEDLKSITLPVLVMQGDDDQVVPYKNAAILQDQLLPNSQLIVYPGFPHGMHTSHADTINADLLAFIRA from the coding sequence ATGGCATTTGTCACCACCCAAGACGGCGTCAATATTTACTTCAAAGACTGGGGTCCAAAGGAAGCTCAGCCGATTGTTTTTCATCACGGCTGGCCGTTAAGCGCCGACGACTGGGATAACCAGATGTTGTTTTTCCTTGCCGAAGGCTTTCGGGTCATCGCCATCGACCGCCGGGGCCATGGCCGCTCCGATCAGGTCAGCGAGGGGCATGATATGGACCATTATGCGGCAGACGTCTCGGCGGTAGTGGAGCATCTGGATCTGCACAATGCGGTCCACGTCGGGCACTCCACCGGCGGCGGCCAGGTCGCCCGCTACGTGGCCCGCTACGGCCAGCCGCAGGGGCGGGTGGCGAAGGCGGTGCTCATCAGCGCCGTTCCGCCGCTGATGGTCAAAACCGAACAGAATCCTGGCGGCACGCCGATCGAGGTGTTTGACGGTTTCCGCAAAGCGCTGGCGGCTAACCGCGCCCAGTTCTATCTCGACGTCGCCTCTGGCCCGTTCTATGGCTTTAATCGTGAAGGAGCGGAGGTGTCGCAGGGGACGATCCAGAACTGGTGGCGACAGGGGATGATCGGCAGCGCCAAAGCCCATTATGAAGGTATTAAGGCGTTTTCAGAAACGGACCAGACCGAAGATCTTAAGTCGATTACGCTGCCGGTGCTGGTCATGCAGGGCGATGACGATCAGGTGGTTCCCTATAAAAATGCCGCTATCCTGCAGGACCAGCTGCTGCCCAACAGCCAGCTGATCGTTTACCCTGGCTTCCCGCACGGGATGCACACTTCCCACGCCGATACCATCAACGCCGATCTGCTGGCGTTTATCCGCGCCTGA
- a CDS encoding sensor domain-containing diguanylate cyclase, which produces MKLAGLHPDEQRRLQSLRSSGLLNSGKEERFDRLTRLARSLYNLPVASISLVGEDLLHIKSCAGLDVDTVPRDISFCAHTILQTDPLIVNDMQQDERFHDNPLVIQAPFIRFYAGYPVQLPDGATVGSFCLMDHQPRSFSAHEMQILSDLAAIVEDEFKVLDAATSDELTGLFNRRGFLTLAEYALLTAQRRHEPVSLAFVDLDRFKHINDTWGHEEGDRALIAIADLMKAAFRESDILARQGGDEFIILFANTSRHDAAAAMETLSHNVARFNQQAAHPWQLAFSWGCVEYDPASHPSLNALVATADRLMYQAKQKQGRERR; this is translated from the coding sequence ATGAAATTAGCCGGACTTCATCCCGACGAGCAGCGTCGCCTGCAATCGCTTCGCTCTTCCGGGCTGTTGAATAGCGGAAAAGAAGAACGCTTTGATCGCCTGACCAGGCTTGCCCGTTCGCTGTATAACCTGCCGGTGGCGTCCATCAGCCTGGTAGGGGAAGATCTGCTGCATATCAAATCCTGTGCCGGTCTGGATGTGGACACGGTGCCGAGAGACATTTCATTTTGCGCCCATACCATTTTGCAAACTGACCCGCTTATCGTTAACGACATGCAGCAGGACGAGCGTTTTCACGACAACCCGCTGGTGATCCAGGCGCCGTTTATCCGCTTTTACGCCGGGTACCCGGTGCAGCTGCCGGATGGCGCGACGGTGGGGTCTTTTTGTCTGATGGACCATCAGCCGCGTTCGTTTTCCGCGCATGAAATGCAGATCTTAAGCGATCTGGCGGCGATCGTGGAGGATGAGTTCAAGGTGCTGGATGCGGCAACCTCTGATGAGCTGACGGGACTGTTTAACCGCCGGGGATTCCTCACCCTGGCCGAGTATGCCCTGCTGACGGCCCAGCGCCGTCATGAGCCGGTCAGCCTGGCGTTTGTCGACCTCGATCGCTTTAAGCACATCAACGATACCTGGGGGCATGAAGAGGGCGATCGCGCGCTGATCGCCATCGCCGATTTGATGAAAGCCGCCTTCCGTGAATCCGATATCCTCGCCAGGCAGGGGGGCGATGAGTTTATTATTCTGTTCGCCAATACCAGCCGCCACGATGCCGCGGCGGCGATGGAGACGCTCAGCCACAACGTGGCGCGTTTCAACCAGCAGGCGGCTCACCCCTGGCAGCTGGCGTTCTCCTGGGGCTGCGTGGAGTACGATCCCGCCAGCCACCCCAGTCTCAACGCGCTGGTGGCCACTGCCGACCGCCTGATGTATCAGGCGAAGCAGAAACAGGGGCGCGAGCGCCGTTAA
- a CDS encoding AarF/UbiB family protein, whose amino-acid sequence MNLRQQQQQAFDRSGEPLIVGDVNHCPLPPETLAALAADSPYVVQVYGSGLTGEVYRLRIAGKEYNLKKRRAVAGVANLNGQLSFLNEVQRRQALQRLKDDPNTAPRFTHIVPTLYADYRLGILLSPWIDGEAIHQLTPPLIAQLFTTLEACEEQGLMEWDLCSGNLLVDREEQLWLFDFGYMYPFDPLREFNSNGLADPLFHFVERFETRFFFSWLMTRVPDAEQQLAQYREMKRLAVESYRRKLVWLRARRASPQVQAHFQQITARWETGLADPAALSRLFALEAFRSHVLDIEDDLHGQSCTLLTLQRIDWVIGQLEQHYHFIADQDGLFYDNAGKSQQALLGDYAQKRQQAQEYLLNAAAAKD is encoded by the coding sequence ATGAACCTCAGACAACAGCAGCAGCAGGCGTTCGATCGCAGCGGAGAACCTCTTATCGTCGGCGACGTCAATCACTGTCCACTGCCGCCGGAGACCCTCGCCGCGCTGGCTGCGGATTCACCCTATGTGGTGCAGGTATACGGTTCGGGGCTGACCGGCGAGGTTTACCGGCTGCGCATCGCCGGCAAGGAGTACAATTTAAAGAAACGACGCGCCGTCGCCGGCGTTGCCAACCTTAACGGCCAGCTGTCGTTTTTAAACGAGGTACAGCGCCGGCAGGCGTTGCAACGGCTGAAGGATGACCCTAATACCGCGCCGCGCTTCACCCACATCGTCCCGACGCTGTATGCCGATTATCGCCTCGGCATCCTCCTCTCCCCCTGGATCGATGGCGAGGCGATTCACCAGCTGACCCCGCCGCTGATCGCTCAGCTGTTCACCACGCTGGAAGCCTGTGAGGAGCAGGGGCTGATGGAGTGGGATCTCTGTAGCGGGAACCTGCTGGTGGACCGGGAGGAGCAGCTGTGGCTGTTCGATTTTGGCTATATGTATCCCTTCGACCCGCTGAGAGAATTCAACAGCAACGGTCTGGCCGATCCCCTGTTTCACTTTGTCGAGCGCTTTGAGACCCGCTTCTTTTTTAGCTGGCTGATGACCCGGGTGCCCGATGCCGAACAGCAGCTGGCGCAGTATCGCGAGATGAAGCGGCTGGCGGTCGAAAGCTACCGGCGCAAGCTGGTCTGGCTTCGCGCCCGGCGGGCATCCCCGCAGGTGCAGGCTCATTTTCAGCAGATAACGGCGCGCTGGGAGACGGGGCTGGCGGACCCTGCCGCGCTGAGCCGGTTGTTTGCCCTGGAGGCCTTCCGCTCACACGTGCTGGATATTGAAGACGACCTGCATGGCCAGTCCTGCACCTTGCTCACCCTGCAACGTATCGACTGGGTGATAGGCCAGCTGGAACAGCATTATCACTTTATCGCCGATCAGGACGGCCTGTTTTATGACAACGCGGGGAAATCGCAGCAGGCGCTGCTCGGTGACTATGCGCAGAAGCGGCAGCAGGCGCAGGAGTACCTGCTGAATGCCGCCGCCGCAAAGGATTAA
- a CDS encoding EmmdR/YeeO family multidrug/toxin efflux MATE transporter, translated as MNVTSAVRQAVERTSWFKKRQRYRVLYWREISPLAVPILLENACVLLMGVLSTFLVSWLGKEAMAGVGLADSFNMVIMSFFAAIDLGTTVVVAFSLGKRDRRRARAAARQSLAIMTLFSIVLAGVIHAFGQEIINFVAGDATPQVKDLALTYLELTVLSYPAAAIALIGSGALRGAGTTKIPLLINGGMNILNILISSVLIYGLFSWPGLGFVGAGLGLTIARYIGAIATIWVLMVGLNPALRLSLKGYFKPFNFAIIWEVMGIGIPASIESVLFNGGKLLTQMFVAGMGTNVIAGNFIAFSVASLINLPGNALGSASTIITGKRLGKGQIGQAEFQAWHVFWLSTIILTLIAWGSAPFAGFIASFYTHEDDVKEVVKQLLWLNALFMPIWSLSWTLPCALKGARDVRYTMWVSMLGMWGCRVVAGYTLGIVLGMGVIGVWLGMVLDWAVRGALFYFRMVSGRWLWKYPRVKASTPET; from the coding sequence TTGAACGTCACCTCCGCCGTACGCCAGGCCGTCGAACGGACATCCTGGTTTAAAAAACGTCAGCGTTATCGTGTGCTGTACTGGCGCGAAATCAGCCCTCTCGCTGTGCCCATTCTGCTGGAAAATGCCTGTGTGCTGTTGATGGGGGTGTTGAGCACCTTCCTTGTCAGCTGGCTGGGCAAAGAGGCCATGGCCGGGGTGGGCCTGGCCGATAGCTTTAACATGGTGATCATGTCGTTTTTTGCCGCTATCGATCTGGGTACCACGGTGGTGGTGGCCTTTAGCCTCGGCAAGCGAGATCGGCGGCGGGCGAGAGCGGCCGCGCGCCAGTCGCTGGCCATTATGACCCTGTTTTCCATTGTGCTGGCGGGAGTGATCCACGCTTTTGGTCAGGAGATTATTAATTTTGTCGCCGGCGATGCCACCCCGCAGGTGAAGGACCTGGCGCTGACCTATCTCGAGCTGACGGTGCTGAGCTATCCGGCGGCGGCGATTGCGCTGATCGGCAGCGGGGCGCTGCGCGGCGCCGGGACCACCAAAATCCCGCTGTTGATCAACGGCGGGATGAACATCCTCAATATCCTAATCAGCAGCGTGCTCATCTATGGCCTCTTCTCCTGGCCGGGGCTGGGCTTTGTCGGCGCCGGTCTCGGGCTGACCATTGCCCGCTATATTGGCGCCATCGCCACTATCTGGGTGCTGATGGTGGGCCTCAATCCCGCGCTGCGGCTGTCGCTGAAGGGCTACTTCAAACCCTTTAACTTCGCCATTATCTGGGAGGTGATGGGGATCGGCATCCCGGCCAGTATCGAATCGGTTCTGTTCAATGGCGGTAAGCTGCTGACCCAGATGTTTGTCGCCGGGATGGGCACCAACGTTATCGCCGGCAATTTCATTGCTTTTTCGGTGGCCTCGCTGATTAACCTGCCGGGCAACGCCCTCGGCTCCGCCTCGACGATCATTACCGGCAAGCGGCTGGGGAAAGGGCAGATTGGCCAGGCGGAATTCCAGGCCTGGCATGTGTTCTGGCTGTCGACCATTATTCTGACGCTGATTGCCTGGGGCAGCGCCCCGTTCGCGGGCTTTATCGCCTCGTTCTATACCCATGAAGATGACGTAAAAGAGGTGGTGAAGCAGCTGCTGTGGCTCAACGCCCTGTTTATGCCGATCTGGTCGCTGTCGTGGACTTTACCCTGCGCCTTAAAAGGCGCCCGTGACGTACGTTATACCATGTGGGTGTCGATGCTCGGCATGTGGGGCTGCCGGGTGGTGGCGGGCTATACGCTGGGTATCGTGCTGGGGATGGGCGTGATCGGCGTCTGGTTAGGGATGGTGCTCGACTGGGCAGTGCGCGGCGCGCTGTTTTACTTCCGCATGGTGAGTGGCCGCTGGCTGTGGAAGTACCCGCGGGTGAAGGCCTCAACGCCGGAAACCTGA
- a CDS encoding AMP nucleosidase yields the protein MNNKAASLTPEQALAELEARYEASVTALRKAIGDYIDHHTLPDTEARAEGLFVYPQLSVSWDGADHKALKTRAWGRFTHAGCYTTTITNPKLFRHYLLEQLTLLYQDYGAHISVELSQHEIPYPYVIDGSTLTLDRSMSAGLTRYFPTTELSQIGDETADGLFHPTEFYPLSHFDARRVDFSLARLRHYTGTPAEHFQPYVLFTNYTRYVDEFVSWGCSQILDPDSPYIALSCAGGIWITAETEAPEQAISDLAWKKHQMPAWHLITHDGKGITLINIGVGPANAKTICDHLAVLRPDVWLMIGHCGGLRESQAIGDYVLAHAYLRDDHVLDAVLPPDIPIPSIAEVQRALYDATKQVSGMPGEEVKQRLRTGTVVTTDDRNWELRYSASALRFNLSRAVAIDMESATIAAQGYRFRVPYGTLLCVSDKPLHGEIKLPGQANRFYEGAISEHLQIGIRAIDLLRAEGDHMHSRKLRTFNEPPFR from the coding sequence ATGAATAACAAGGCCGCCAGTCTGACCCCGGAACAAGCGCTTGCCGAGCTGGAAGCGCGTTATGAAGCCTCGGTCACGGCGTTGCGCAAAGCCATCGGCGACTATATTGACCATCATACGCTCCCTGATACCGAAGCCCGCGCGGAAGGCCTTTTTGTCTATCCGCAGCTGTCGGTCTCCTGGGACGGCGCCGATCATAAAGCCCTTAAAACGCGCGCCTGGGGACGTTTCACCCATGCAGGGTGCTATACCACCACCATCACCAACCCGAAACTGTTCCGCCACTATTTGCTCGAACAGCTGACCCTGCTGTATCAGGACTATGGCGCCCATATTAGCGTCGAGCTGTCGCAGCATGAAATCCCCTACCCTTACGTGATAGACGGTTCCACTCTGACCCTTGACCGTTCGATGAGCGCCGGTCTGACGCGCTATTTCCCCACCACCGAGCTGTCGCAGATTGGCGATGAGACCGCGGACGGCCTGTTCCATCCTACCGAGTTCTATCCGCTGTCGCACTTTGACGCCCGGCGCGTCGATTTTTCGCTGGCGCGTCTGCGGCACTATACCGGCACCCCGGCGGAACACTTCCAGCCCTATGTGCTGTTCACCAACTATACCCGCTACGTGGATGAGTTTGTCAGCTGGGGCTGCAGCCAGATCCTCGATCCTGACAGCCCCTATATCGCCCTCTCCTGCGCCGGCGGGATCTGGATCACCGCCGAAACCGAAGCGCCGGAGCAGGCCATTTCCGATCTGGCGTGGAAGAAGCACCAGATGCCAGCCTGGCATCTGATCACCCACGACGGCAAAGGGATCACCCTGATTAACATTGGCGTCGGCCCGGCCAACGCCAAAACCATCTGCGACCACCTGGCGGTACTGCGCCCGGATGTCTGGCTGATGATCGGCCACTGCGGCGGCCTGCGTGAAAGCCAGGCCATCGGCGACTATGTCCTGGCCCACGCCTATCTGCGCGACGACCATGTACTGGATGCGGTGCTACCGCCGGATATTCCCATCCCCAGCATTGCCGAAGTGCAGCGCGCCCTGTACGACGCCACCAAGCAGGTGAGCGGGATGCCGGGCGAGGAAGTGAAGCAGCGGCTGCGTACCGGGACGGTGGTCACCACCGACGACCGTAACTGGGAGCTGCGCTATTCCGCTTCCGCGCTGCGCTTTAATCTCAGCCGCGCGGTGGCTATCGATATGGAGAGCGCGACCATCGCCGCCCAGGGCTATCGCTTCCGCGTCCCCTACGGCACGCTGCTCTGCGTCTCGGACAAGCCGCTGCACGGTGAGATCAAGCTCCCCGGTCAGGCCAACCGCTTCTATGAGGGGGCCATCTCTGAGCATCTGCAGATCGGCATTCGGGCCATCGACCTGCTGCGCGCCGAGGGGGATCACATGCACTCGCGTAAGCTACGCACCTTCAACGAACCGCCGTTCCGCTAA
- the pmrD gene encoding signal transduction protein PmrD, whose protein sequence is MEWWVKKVQDNSPSSPCRVVLQSGALEMIAEIEACRLRLREGDKLTPLADARYCLNNNPAQTLKIRNASHYSSARWANAGK, encoded by the coding sequence ATGGAGTGGTGGGTAAAAAAAGTCCAGGATAATTCTCCGTCCAGCCCCTGCCGCGTCGTGCTCCAGAGCGGCGCACTGGAGATGATCGCTGAGATTGAAGCCTGTCGCCTCCGCCTGCGGGAAGGGGATAAACTCACACCGCTGGCCGATGCGCGCTATTGTCTGAATAATAATCCGGCGCAGACATTGAAGATCCGCAACGCCAGCCATTATAGCAGCGCGCGCTGGGCAAACGCCGGTAAATAA
- a CDS encoding alpha/beta hydrolase produces the protein MKHLLRHWRTSGAVIGSLLKKGSIAVLALLVVFLAGRIYESQRGPALHRWHTWRGNEMAAKEIDQATFAQYLAREKTIFADLQREVTDALPEEDKTPVNRFYRHSRVWPGQFTQDWNRSFILLPQGKPRGSVVLFHGLTDSPYSVRYLAQLWRQRGYVAVAPRLPGHGTAPGALTAVDWETWLAATRLAVREATRLAGADVPLHLVGYSNGGALALKYALDSLEDSHLRQPQQIILLSPMIGVTAFARFAGLAGLPSIFPAFARAAWLNVAPEFNPFKYNSFPVKAARQSWLLSQALQQQIIRASRQGALKALPPVLTFQSVMDSTVSTRAVVESLYRYLPDNGSELVVFDINQAADLRVLFRPALYAAVNMLLPPASRAYTTTVVTNATAHTLQTIARTTLAQEREEHRYPLHLAWPADMYSLSHVAVPFPLSDSLYGREPDEKNRYGISLGTISLRGETGTLSVGLETLMRVTSNPFFPWMLARVDEHIACGEQAAVVACLKAQASAEALKEDQVQDGAQQNADDRRGSHEAKQADKP, from the coding sequence ATGAAGCATCTATTACGACACTGGCGAACGTCGGGCGCCGTTATCGGCTCACTGCTGAAAAAAGGGAGCATTGCGGTGCTGGCGCTGCTGGTGGTGTTTCTCGCCGGACGGATCTATGAGTCGCAGCGCGGCCCGGCGCTGCATCGCTGGCATACCTGGCGCGGCAATGAGATGGCGGCCAAAGAGATCGACCAGGCGACCTTTGCCCAATATCTGGCGCGGGAGAAGACCATTTTCGCCGATCTCCAGCGCGAGGTGACGGATGCTTTACCGGAGGAAGATAAAACCCCCGTCAACCGCTTTTATCGCCACAGCCGGGTCTGGCCGGGACAGTTTACACAGGACTGGAACCGTTCTTTTATACTGTTGCCGCAGGGCAAGCCGCGCGGCAGCGTGGTGCTGTTCCATGGCCTGACCGATTCGCCCTACAGCGTGCGCTATCTGGCGCAGCTCTGGCGGCAGCGGGGCTATGTGGCGGTGGCGCCGCGTTTGCCGGGCCACGGCACCGCGCCGGGAGCGTTAACCGCCGTTGACTGGGAGACCTGGCTGGCGGCAACGCGTCTGGCGGTGCGGGAAGCGACGCGCCTGGCCGGGGCGGACGTGCCGCTGCATCTGGTCGGCTACTCAAACGGCGGCGCGCTGGCGCTCAAGTATGCCCTCGATAGCCTGGAGGACAGCCACTTGCGCCAGCCGCAGCAGATTATCCTGCTGTCGCCGATGATCGGCGTGACGGCGTTTGCCCGTTTTGCCGGTCTCGCCGGGCTGCCGTCCATCTTCCCGGCGTTTGCCCGCGCGGCCTGGCTGAACGTGGCGCCTGAGTTTAATCCGTTCAAGTACAACTCGTTTCCGGTAAAAGCGGCAAGACAGTCCTGGCTGTTGAGCCAGGCGCTGCAGCAGCAGATTATTCGCGCGTCCCGTCAGGGGGCGCTGAAAGCGCTGCCGCCGGTCCTCACCTTTCAGTCGGTAATGGATTCCACCGTCAGCACCCGGGCGGTGGTGGAGTCCCTGTATCGCTACCTGCCGGACAACGGCAGCGAGCTGGTGGTGTTCGACATAAACCAGGCGGCGGATCTCCGGGTCCTGTTCCGTCCCGCGCTTTATGCGGCGGTGAATATGCTGTTGCCGCCGGCGTCGCGGGCCTATACCACGACGGTGGTGACCAACGCGACGGCGCACACCCTGCAGACCATCGCCCGTACCACGCTGGCGCAGGAACGGGAAGAGCATCGTTATCCCTTACACCTTGCCTGGCCGGCGGATATGTACTCCCTGTCGCATGTGGCAGTGCCGTTTCCCCTGAGCGACTCGCTGTATGGTCGTGAGCCGGACGAGAAGAACCGCTACGGCATTAGCCTGGGCACCATTTCACTGCGCGGAGAGACCGGGACGCTGAGCGTGGGGCTGGAGACGTTAATGCGCGTCACCTCCAATCCTTTCTTTCCGTGGATGCTGGCCCGCGTCGATGAGCATATCGCCTGCGGCGAGCAGGCGGCGGTGGTGGCCTGCCTGAAGGCGCAGGCCAGCGCGGAGGCGTTAAAAGAGGATCAGGTGCAGGACGGTGCGCAGCAGAATGCCGACGATCGCCGCGGGAGCCACGAAGCGAAACAGGCGGACAAACCGTGA
- a CDS encoding nucleoside recognition domain-containing protein: MDVISIIMAAGKSSVDVALYTLLPIMVIMLIIMKYLEVRGILDVIVRWVAPLLKPFGLTGMSAFALIQINFVSFAAPLATLSIMDKRGVSDRQMAATLAMVFAMGQGNVFYPLTPFGLHWLASIVISVVGGLCAAAVAWHVTGQRLSVAENPRAEALPNAEQNSQGILAVINSAGSDAIRLALGAVPMLILSLTIVGLLQGAGVIDLLQQLLKPVLGWLHIPQNFVLPALVKCVAGGTAYFGVISELIQQGKVTVSQVNASAGLLIQTFDLPGIGIFLGISSRFVRLFRFVAPAAIVGILLRTVLHLILF, translated from the coding sequence ATGGATGTCATAAGCATCATTATGGCGGCGGGCAAATCGTCCGTTGACGTCGCGCTGTATACGCTGTTGCCGATCATGGTGATCATGCTGATTATCATGAAATATCTGGAGGTCCGCGGCATCCTCGATGTGATTGTGCGCTGGGTTGCGCCATTGCTGAAGCCCTTCGGCTTAACCGGGATGAGCGCCTTCGCCCTGATCCAGATTAACTTTGTCAGCTTCGCCGCCCCGCTGGCCACGCTGTCGATTATGGACAAACGCGGCGTTTCTGACCGGCAAATGGCCGCCACCCTGGCCATGGTCTTCGCCATGGGGCAAGGCAACGTCTTTTATCCCCTCACCCCTTTCGGCCTGCACTGGCTGGCCTCGATCGTTATCTCAGTGGTCGGCGGCCTGTGCGCGGCGGCGGTCGCCTGGCACGTCACCGGACAGCGCCTATCGGTCGCCGAGAACCCTCGCGCGGAAGCGCTGCCCAACGCCGAGCAGAACAGTCAGGGCATTCTGGCGGTGATCAACAGCGCCGGCTCCGACGCCATCCGCCTGGCGCTCGGCGCGGTGCCGATGCTGATCCTGTCGTTAACCATCGTCGGACTGCTGCAGGGCGCTGGCGTCATCGACCTGCTGCAGCAGCTGCTGAAACCGGTGCTCGGCTGGCTGCATATTCCGCAGAACTTTGTGCTACCGGCGCTGGTGAAGTGCGTCGCCGGGGGCACCGCTTATTTTGGCGTCATTTCCGAGCTGATCCAGCAGGGCAAAGTCACCGTCAGCCAGGTCAACGCCTCGGCAGGCCTGCTGATCCAGACCTTCGATCTGCCCGGAATCGGTATTTTCCTCGGCATCAGCTCACGGTTTGTCCGCCTGTTTCGCTTCGTGGCTCCCGCGGCGATCGTCGGCATTCTGCTGCGCACCGTCCTGCACCTGATCCTCTTTTAA
- a CDS encoding Na+/H+ antiporter, which yields MSLIAIVLVFMMAIVVTVFISHLLPVKVPLPLIQIAAGAALAAGGFQVDFDPHIFLLLFIPPLLFLDGWRIPKDAFFRDMKPILSLAIGLVMVTILGIGLFIHWLIPAITVAAGFALAAILSPTDPVAVSAMTASSPLPSRMAHILEGESLLNDASGLVAFNFAIAAVLTGSFSPGEAVMKFFLMAFGGILSGLVVVWVTGKCNNFLVRRTREEPAIQILISLLIPFAAYLLAEAFHVSGILAAVAAGIAMHYEQLSGPRLPATRMKSSAVWSMLQTTLNGMIFLMLGEQLPRMLRTLPAVASQAGVPSPWYLLLYAVAITLALGLMRFAWVWLSMTLTIFRRKRRGKAITVRPRFSILAVMALAGVKGSVTLAGILTLPAVLADGSPFPGRELLIFLSMAVILMSLVVAAIGLPFMTRYLADDLPHDTGKDDIGAVMTEVAINRLNALLDEPVEDPTEQALRADAGNMLLETYQRRLHYNDNDEGQDVGLELAKRARLEKYMQREVIIAQRQELFRLRRAHNISDITFYEVLREIDLKEESLR from the coding sequence ATGTCGCTAATCGCTATTGTGCTGGTCTTTATGATGGCCATCGTGGTGACGGTGTTCATTTCCCATCTTCTGCCCGTTAAAGTGCCGCTGCCGCTGATCCAGATCGCTGCGGGCGCCGCGCTGGCCGCCGGTGGTTTTCAGGTCGATTTCGATCCGCACATCTTTTTGCTGTTGTTTATCCCGCCGCTGCTTTTCCTTGATGGCTGGCGGATCCCGAAAGACGCGTTTTTCCGCGATATGAAGCCGATTCTGTCGCTGGCGATAGGCCTGGTGATGGTCACTATCCTCGGCATTGGCCTGTTTATTCACTGGCTTATTCCGGCGATCACCGTGGCGGCGGGGTTTGCCCTGGCGGCGATTCTGTCACCCACCGATCCGGTGGCGGTATCGGCAATGACCGCCAGCTCGCCGCTGCCTTCCCGGATGGCGCATATCCTCGAAGGGGAATCGCTGTTAAACGATGCTTCGGGCCTCGTCGCTTTTAATTTCGCCATCGCCGCGGTGCTGACCGGCAGCTTCTCCCCGGGAGAGGCGGTGATGAAGTTTTTCCTGATGGCGTTCGGGGGCATCCTCAGTGGGCTCGTGGTGGTGTGGGTCACCGGCAAATGTAATAACTTTCTGGTGCGGCGCACCCGCGAGGAGCCGGCCATCCAGATCCTGATCAGCCTGCTTATCCCCTTCGCCGCCTACCTGCTGGCCGAGGCGTTCCATGTCTCCGGCATTCTTGCCGCCGTCGCCGCAGGCATTGCGATGCACTATGAACAGCTGTCGGGGCCCCGGCTACCCGCGACGCGCATGAAAAGCAGCGCGGTGTGGTCCATGCTGCAGACTACCCTCAACGGGATGATCTTCCTGATGCTGGGCGAGCAGTTGCCCCGCATGCTCAGGACGTTGCCGGCGGTAGCCAGCCAGGCCGGCGTCCCTTCGCCCTGGTATCTGCTGCTGTACGCCGTGGCCATCACCCTCGCGCTCGGTCTGATGCGTTTCGCTTGGGTATGGCTGTCGATGACGCTGACCATTTTTCGCCGCAAACGCCGGGGCAAAGCCATCACCGTCCGTCCGCGATTCAGCATCCTCGCCGTCATGGCGCTGGCTGGGGTCAAAGGCTCCGTGACGCTCGCCGGTATTCTGACGCTGCCGGCGGTGCTGGCGGATGGTTCACCATTCCCGGGCCGCGAACTGCTGATCTTTCTCTCAATGGCGGTGATCCTGATGTCGCTGGTGGTGGCGGCTATCGGCCTGCCGTTCATGACCCGCTATCTTGCCGATGATTTACCCCATGACACCGGCAAAGACGATATTGGCGCCGTCATGACCGAAGTGGCTATCAACCGGCTGAATGCGCTACTCGACGAGCCGGTGGAAGATCCGACTGAGCAGGCTCTGCGGGCTGATGCCGGCAATATGCTGCTGGAAACCTACCAGCGACGACTGCACTATAACGACAATGACGAAGGGCAGGACGTCGGGCTGGAGCTGGCTAAGCGCGCCAGGCTGGAGAAATATATGCAAAGAGAGGTCATTATCGCCCAGCGTCAGGAGCTGTTCCGGCTGCGTCGCGCCCACAACATTAGCGATATCACCTTTTATGAGGTGCTGCGAGAGATAGACCTGAAGGAAGAGAGCTTGCGCTAG